A window of the Polypterus senegalus isolate Bchr_013 chromosome 4, ASM1683550v1, whole genome shotgun sequence genome harbors these coding sequences:
- the alpk2 gene encoding alpha-protein kinase 2 isoform X2, translating into MLANGKQCSSPQFIATLRSQTVFEKADVQLSCTVTGFPEPVVTWYKNGRTLTDLGGCAQCETLMDGYIHTLHLSKCTEKDAAVYQVSAQNTQGMISCSAVLEVGNFKRMHIFKTLFQHTQSNNKPPLEPETNTNNKPSMKTEKESHEDSDKEGSSIAAFTNRLSQASLNEEQPLDIYVDIVERRSTTSNTRDLVQEEELTTAPQISRESSVRMNDQQASFSYLVKESIICSSQLPEAKTYHKLEESDLAEPVATNETPVGCRKMSDVNIGSKAEYHPETDSKNGLCVPTELAVSEHCVTDDDFRCDHLEDFECSDHMTEYANSVWQARLQGIELPTLKESDYPDDVLRLRKGHGVNSTEKPTEARVSNDSSDMEATNGLTRDMLKAEEPSVQEAPSKDCQPGKHADMVHIITAHQKDLATIKTQELTAIAIQNKAEERNCLTEQKEEEMRGGLAETSMERERIDSTSNLKVYAKEVSLEIELVAKEKQGQEENLCHKEEEERVCCYSIKQDTEKMGHSDSVVTKEKHISLTRGSEQSSGIAVQENNRLRQKGRASDYTSEWDERTLADKQAAPSEQHGTDVSDVTRPKTHHNKDSDSSDTHGDAHPVRHSEKSSMESGKQTSLFTKNKIEQMIHRNSHSKEYKVSDQLQRLLDNLQQGKPEKTEVTNEPGTPILDLGIDNKILITQKSDYDSDVSLQLTGNLDTEGPKKPWESLKDSDKFSKDNKQLCAHTQVEDTTTHYGLFKPDKFYSKQDIIPKLESLCRNHCGCSSIKGESFNKSSLYNDINTQLSETSEEKTPRTISAPLNEMTEMEQLKTDKNNDNIENEMLGVISQHFKAEKLRKTQRDPIKGLKTDQNLNCSPHTILDQSQSNKRSSRNSSKQKEDLTFLSGLQFNTNETTKEEPQCSPPQEDLVQTEILKNIKHESMAVMQSASSNCCVKFTNPEFIYPPFSETSLGETQMPMKDDHLSAYDKTPSCKKSQAVKCPNKTSHYFRDSGLNKAAAEHTIQSTKIGNSKFKVITMNIGNTKDEVSVQETKSKHASQKSGLQNPENDTKMTGVPVHLQEERPTSTSRKGTVHNKHPSSRSSSKESQPALAKPALEISLNCPPPKKDDKQKVHGNGQLPTMLPRKLESAGGSETQQKGQKLERQSSDFDSSCGTKKEQSLNKLSGGKVKSTAKSKVRLPKESQESKVSPVREVENVEKTSSKLKGQTAPATKLHDKASTSNSSVVKNVNLVIDCAHSNDMGIPLRTQGKIMSEQKISHSVGEEMPAVPKPHVHQGSEELAKHVRVPDDKNMAGLVDKKRQKQCVEGNEHIKLKNKECQRAAGQTSHRKHHQDEIQTQKPPGKQEDKAPILLQNIHAETFANDSGNIKLCCQFSHICADSTIKWTKDSMILAKIQRK; encoded by the exons ATGCTGGCAAACGGGAAGCAGTGCTCATCACCTCAGTTTATTGCCACTCTGAGGTCACAAACGGTCTTCGAAAAAGCTGATGTCCAGCTCAGCTGCACAGTAACAG gtTTCCCAGAGCCAGTGGTAACGTGGTACAAGAATGGCAGAACTCTTACAGATTTAGGAGGATGTGCTCAATGCGAAACCTTAATGGACGGCTACATCCACACGCTTCACTTAAGcaa ATGCACAGAAAAGGATGCTGCAGTTTACCAAGTGTCTGCACAAAACACTCAAGGCATGATAAGTTGCTCTGCAGTGTTGGAAGTGGGTAATTTCAAAAGaatgcacattttcaaaacattgttCCAACATACACAGAGTAACAACAAACCTCCACTTGAACCAGAAACCAACACTAACAACAAGCCCtcaatgaaaacagaaaaggaaagccATGAAGATTCTGATAAGGAAGGAAGCTCCATAGCAGCTTTTACTAATCGTTTATCACAGGCATCCCTTAATGAGGAGCAGCCATTGGATATCTATGTAGATATCGTCGAGAGGAGAAGCACTACAAGTAACACTCGAGATTTAGTGCAGGAAGAGGAGCTCACCACTGCACCGCAGATTAGTAGAGAGAGCTCAGTTAGAATGAATGATCAGCAGGCATCTTTCAGTTATTTAGTCAAAGAAAGCATCATCTGCAGTTCCCAGCTTCCAGAAGCTAAGACATACCACAAACTTGAAGAAAGTGACTTGGCAGAACCTGTCGCTACAAACGAAACACCTGTTGGCTGCAGAAAAATGTCTGACGTAAATATAGGCAGCAAGGCTGAATACCACCCAGAGACTGATTCCAAAAATGGTTTGTGTGTTCCTACAGAGCTGGCTGTTTCTGAGCACTGTGTCACAGATGATGACTTTCGTTGTGATCATCTGGAAGATTTTGAATGTTCTGACCACATGACGGAATATGCCAATTCAGTCTGGCAGGCAAGGCTGCAGGGAATTGAGCTGCCAACTTTAAAAGAAAGTGACTACCCTGATGATGTACTAAGATTAAGGAAGGGCCACGGTGTCAACAGCACAGAAAAGCCAACAGAGGCCAGAGTATCGAATGACAGCTCAGATATGGAGGCAACCAATGGCCTCACTCGAGATATGTTGAAGGCAGAAGAGCCATCTGTTCAAGAAGCCCCATCTAAAGACTGCCAGCCTGGAAAACACGCAGACATGGTGCATATAATCACGGCCCACCAGAAGGACTTGGctacaataaaaacacaagagCTTACAGCCATTGCcattcaaaacaaagcagaagaaaGGAACTGTTTGACTGAACAGAAGGAGGAGGAAATGAGGGGTGGCCTTGCTGAAACATCCATGGAGAGAGAGAGGATAGACTCCACTTCTAATCTGAAAGTATATGCCAAAGAGGTAAGCTTGGAAATAGAACTTGTAGCAAAGGAGAAACAAGGGCAGGAAGAAAATCTCTGCCACAAAGAAGAGGAGGAGCGCGTTTGCTGCTATTCTATTAAGCAGGACACAGAGAAGATGGGACATTCAGATTCTGTTGTCACTAAAGAAAAACACATCAGCCTCACCCGTGGATCTGAACAAAGTTCAGGCATTGCAGTGCAAGAGAACAATCGGCTTCGACAAAAGGGAAGAGCTTCTGACTACACATCAGAGTGGGACGAGCGCACCCTGGCAGACAAGCAAGCAGCACCAAGTGAACAGCATGGCACAGACGTCTCTGATGTG ACAAGGCCAAAAACACACCATAATAAAGATTCAGATTCCAGTGATACGCATGGAGATGCCCACCCTGTTAGACATTCAGAAAAGAGCAGCATGGAATCAGGGAAGCAAACCTCCTTGTTTACAAAGAACAAAATAGAACAGATGATTCATCGGAATTCAcacagcaaggaatataaagtaaGTGACCAGCTACAGCGTCTCTTAGATAATTTACAGCAAGGAAAGCCCGAAAAAACAGAGGTCACCAATGAACCTGGTACACCTATTCTTGATCTCGGGATTGACAACAAGATACTGATAACCCAGAAATCTGATTATGATAGTGACGTGAGCCTTCAACTAACTGGGAACCTTGACACAGAAGGGCCAAAGAAACCATGGGAGAGCTTAAAAGACTCTGACAAGTttagcaaagacaataagcagttATGTGCTCACACTCAGGTGGAAGACACTACAACTCATTATGGGCTGTTCAAGCCAGATAAGTTTTATAGCAAGCAAGACATCATCCCAAAATTAGAGTCACTGTGCAGAAATCACTGTGGATGCTCTTCCATTAAAGGAGAAAGCTTTAACAAATCTAGTCtctacaatgatataaatactcagctTTCAGAAACTTCAGAGGAGAAAACACCTAGGACCATAAGTGCTCCTCTCAATGAAATGACAGAAATGGAACAACTCAAGACAGACAAAAACAATGATAACATCGAAAATGAAATGTTAGGAGTCATTTCACAGCATTTCAAAGCAGAAAAACTAAGGAAAACTCAGAGGGATCCTATAAAAGGTTTAAAAACTGATCAAAATTTAAATTGCAGTCCACACACAATTCTCGATCAATCTCAGAGTAACAAAAGGAGCTCTAGGAATTCATCTAAACAAAAGGAAGATTTAACGTTTTTATCAGGTCTGCAGTTCAACACAAATGAGACAACAAAAGAAGAACCACAGTGTAGCCCTCCACAAGAAGACCTAGtccaaactgaaattttaaagaatataaaacatgAGAGTATGGCAGTAATGCAATCTGCTTCATCAAATTGTTGTGTAAAGTTCACTAATCCAGAATTTATCTACCCTCCTTTCTCAGAAACTTCTCTTGGTGAAACTCAGATGCCCATGAAGGATGATCATTTGTCTGCATATGATAAAACACCATCATGTAAAAAATCACAAGCTGTAAAGTGTCCTAATAAGACTTCTCATTATTTTAGAGATTCAGGTTTAAACAAGGCAGCAGCTGAGCACACAATACAATCTACAAAAATAGGGAATTCCAAATTTAAAGTCATTACAATGAACATTGGAAACACAAAAGACGAAGTCTCTGTGCAGGAGACAAAATCCAAACATGCTTCACAGAAATCAGGGCTTCAGAATCCTGAGAATGATACTAAAATGACAGGTGTACCGGTACACCTCCAGGAAGAGAGGCCAACAAGTACTTCCCGGAAAGGCACCGTTCACAACAAGCATCCATCATCTAGGTCTAGTTCTAAAGAATCTCAGCCTGCCCTGGCTAAACCTGCCCTTgaaatttctttaaattgcccTCCACCAAAAAAAGATGACAAACAAAAGGTACATGGTAATGGTCAGCTGCCTACTATGCTGCCTAGAAAACTTGAGTCAGCAGGAGGTTCTGAAACTCAACAGAAGGGCCAAAAACTAGAAAGACAATCAAGCGATTTTGATTCTTCATGcggaacaaaaaaagaacaaagtctGAATAAGTTAAGCGGCGGAAAAGTAAAATCCACAGCAAAATCAAAAGTCAGATTACCCAAAGAATCTCAAGAAAGTAAAGTATCTCCTGTAAGAGAAGTGGAGAATGTTGAGAAAACTAGCTCAAAGCTCAAAGGACAAACTGCTCCTGCAACAAAACTTCATGATAAAGCTTCTACCAGCAATTCCTCAGTCGTAAAAAATGTAAACCTTGTTATAGACTGTGCCCATTCAAATGATATGGGCATtcccttaagaacacaaggaaaaaTCATGTCAGAGCAGAAAATCTCACACTCGGTGGGTGAAGAGATGCCCGCTGTCCCTAAGCCACATGTGCACCAGGGTAGTGAAGAACTCGCCAAACATGTGCGTGTCCCAGATGACAAAAACATGGCTGGCCTAGTAGACAAGAAAAGGCAGAAACAGTGCGTGGAAGGAAATGAACACATCAAGCTGAAGAATAAAGAATGTCAAAGAGCCGCCGGACAGACAAGTCACAGGAAACATCATCAAGATGAAATACAGACCCAGAAACCACCAGGGAAACAAGAAGACAAAG